In Misgurnus anguillicaudatus chromosome 5, ASM2758022v2, whole genome shotgun sequence, a genomic segment contains:
- the LOC129414740 gene encoding taste receptor type 1 member 1-like codes for MLLIRIYTFLVGFINCIFFKVICSSSEFSLDGDYLLGGLFPVHEVEQETFLFNPVVTDCKRYTFSTSGYQMFQVMRFAIEEINNSTRLLPDVSLGYEVFDHCSDTKNLPSVFSFISKNGSIKPREKLNSHQSKVIALTGPYGSTRTITIAPLVTMDLIPLVNYGATSYTLSDKLQYPSFIRTIPSNKDLIQMIIHIIQWFGWNWVAFLGGPDNYSEDGLRLFYKYTSNTGICLAYQETLGQSANYNLTLKKINKLNINVIVVFALPIYAENTVRAAIANNIRGKVWIASETWSMNQQLLKEPGIEKIGTVIGITERLLSLPGFDEFIYKAKARSAYITDNAECKIPTMTCNQDCNNCSLVSPEEIINEDPTLSFAIYAAIYTIAHALHKVLHCNMNQCSINTTVKPYMLLGEIKKLDFPLHGLQVKYDVNGDPTIHYAVVLWKTETNPPQIEIVGTYDTFPELHFTINNSLMPWHNNTFVPFSNCSVECKEGYSKEHTGYYDCCFLCKKCPQNSYVNYSRNPYTCFPCAESEWSDEGSTTCKARDVVYLQITEIPSIAVITSTACLINILIVMIFIFAYNYSTPVVRSAGGSMCFLMLVCLILSCLGMIFFFDEPTPVSCRLRNLLYMFFYTVCLACLAVRSFQIVCVFKVAAGFPNFHRLWVKYNGQWIFVASFSVFYLIICFIWMTVLPIKPSRDSVSIKDQILLTCERGHPIPIIIVVFISWFLGFLCIFFSYMGRDLPKNYNEAKSITFSILFFCVIWIVYFTAFGFIKGKNIQLLNALTQVLSVYGILISYFIPKSYIMLFQPKKNTAAYFQTSIQNYTQTISRS; via the exons GTACACTTTCTCAACATCTGGCTATCAGATGTTCCAAGTCATGAGGTTTGCTATTGAGGAGATTAATAACTCAACCAGACTGCTGCCCGATGTCTCTCTGGGTTATGAAGTTTTTGATCATTGTTCTGACACTAAGAATTTGCCTTCAGTCTTCAGTTTTATCTCAAAGAACGGCTCAATAAAACCTCGGGAAAAACTCAACAGTCATCAGTCTAAAGTCATTGCTTTAACAGGACCATATGGAAGCACGAGAACGATTACTATTGCTCCATTAGTCACAATGGACCTTATACCACTG GTTAATTATGGAGCTACCAGCTATACATTAAGTGATAAACTTCAGTATCCCTCTTTTATAAGAACAATCCCTAGCAACAAAGACTTGATACAGATGATTATTCACATCATACAGTGGTTTGGATGGAACTGGGTTGCTTTTCTTGGAGGCCCAGACAATTACAGTGAAGATGGTCTAAGACTGTTTTACAAGTACACTAGCAATACTGGCATTTGTTTGGCCTATCAGGAGACTCTTGGCCAAAGTGCAAACTACAATCTAACTCTTAAAAAGATTAATAAACTCAACATCAATGTCATCGTGGTTTTTGCTTTGCCAATATATGCCGAAAACACCGTGAGAGCTGCCATAGCAAACAACATCAGAGGTAAAGTTTGGATTGCAAGCGAAACATGGTCTATGAATCAGCAGCTTCTAAAAGAGCCGGGAATTGAGAAAATTGGTACAGTTATTGGCATTACTGAGAGATTATTGTCATTGCCTGGATTTGATGAGTTCATTTATAAAGCCAAAGCAAGAAGTGCTTATATTACAGACAACGCTGAGTGTAAAATCCCGACTATGACATGTAATCAAGATTGTAACAACTGCTCATTGGTAAGCCCAGAGGAAATTATAAATGAAGATCCCACACTTTCTTTTGCCATCTACGCTGCCATATACACCATAGCTCATGCATTACATAAAGTTCTGCACTGCAACATGAACCAATGCAGCATAAATACAACAGTTAAGCCATACATG CTTCTAGGAGAAATAAAGAAGTTGGACTTCCCACTCCATGGTCTTcaggtgaaatatgatgttaatGGTGATCCAACCATTCATTATGCAGTTGTACTCTGGAAAACTGAAACAAATCCTCCACAGATTGAGATAGTGGGCACTTATGATACATTTCCAGAATTACATTTTACCATCAATAACTCTCTCATGCCCTGGCATAACAATACTTTT GTTCCTTTCTCAAACTGCTCTGTTGAGTGTAAGGAGGGTTATTCAAAGGAACATACAGGATATTATGATTGCTGCTTTCTGTGTAAAAAATGCCCACAAAACAGCTATGTGAATTATTCTC GGAACCCCTATACCTGTTTTCCATGTGCAGAGAGTGAATGGTCGGATGAGGGCAGCACAACCTGTAAGGCGCGTGATGTTGTCTATCTACAGATCACAGAAATCCCTTCAATTGCAGTCATAACTTCTACCGCATGCTTGATTAATATCCTCATTGTCATGATATTCATTTTCGCCTATAATTACAGCACACCAGTGGTGAGATCTGCTGGTGGCAGCATGTGTTTCCTAATGTTAGTGTGTTTGATTTTATCTTGTCTTGGCATGATCTTTTTCTTTGATGAACCAACACCTGTAAGTTGTCGCTTGAGAAATCTCCTTTATATGTTTTTCTATACTGTTTGTCTCGCATGTTTGGCTGTCCGGTCCTTTCAGATAGTTTGCGTATTTAAAGTTGCTGCCGGGTTTCCTAATTTTCACAGGTTATGGGTGAAGTATAATGGCCAGTGGATCTTTGTTGCTTCTTTCTCtgtcttttatttaattatttgttttatatggATGACGGTCTTACCTATTAAACCCTCCAGGGACTCAGTTTCTATtaaggaccagattttgcttaCCTGTGAAAGGGGGCACCCTATACCTATTATCATTGTTGTGTTCATAAGTTGGTTTCTGGGTTTCCTGTGTATCTTCTTTTCTTACATGGGAAGAGATCTGCCAAAAAATTACAATGAAGCCAAATCAATAACTTTCAGCATACTTTTTTTCTGTGTGATCTGGATTGTGTACTTTACAGCATTTGGTTTTATCAAAGGCAAAAACATCCAGCTTTTGAATGCACTCACCCAGGTATTGAGTGTATATGGAATTCTCATCAGTTACTTTATACCAAAATCTTACATCATGTTATTTCaaccaaagaaaaacactgctGCATACTTTCAAACATCTATTCAGAATTACACACAAACTATTAGTAGAAGTTAA